A stretch of Myxococcus virescens DNA encodes these proteins:
- a CDS encoding ribbon-helix-helix domain-containing protein: MARKKVSTTIYITPEQNELLKALNQKTKVPVAEYIRQGIDLVLEKYKAQLPGQSTFDEL; this comes from the coding sequence ATGGCCCGAAAGAAAGTCAGCACCACCATCTACATCACCCCGGAGCAGAACGAGCTCCTCAAGGCGCTGAACCAGAAGACGAAGGTGCCCGTGGCCGAGTACATCCGCCAGGGCATCGACCTGGTCCTGGAGAAGTACAAGGCGCAGTTGCCGGGGCAGTCGACGTTCGACGAGCTGTGA
- a CDS encoding UDP-glucuronic acid decarboxylase family protein, with the protein MRGKRVAVLGGAGFVGSHLCERLLDDGAAVVIAVDNLITGNEENLRTLNGRPGFSFVKADITEHIPVEGPLDYVFNMASPASPIDYAQLPLETLRVGSIGTENGLKLAEANKAVFLMASTSEVYGDPLVHPQREDYWGNVNPIGPRSVYDEAKRYSEAITAAYGRTKGVQVRIVRIFNTYGPRMRLNDGRVVPAFVGQALKGEDFTVFGDGSQTRSFCYVKDLVDGLVRLMLSDEPNPVNIGNPREMTIRQFAEAVRAAAGGGGAIIEKPLPKDDPKQRQPDITRARTLLGWEPKVPLEEGLRETIAWFREVAGTRPPA; encoded by the coding sequence ATGCGTGGCAAGCGGGTAGCGGTCCTGGGCGGCGCCGGCTTCGTCGGGTCGCACCTGTGTGAGCGTCTTCTGGATGACGGCGCGGCGGTGGTCATCGCCGTGGACAACCTCATCACCGGCAACGAGGAGAACCTGCGCACGCTGAACGGGCGGCCGGGCTTCTCCTTCGTCAAGGCGGACATCACCGAGCACATCCCGGTGGAAGGGCCGCTGGACTACGTCTTCAACATGGCCTCGCCGGCCTCGCCCATCGACTATGCGCAGCTCCCGCTGGAAACGCTGCGCGTGGGCTCCATTGGCACGGAGAACGGGCTGAAGCTGGCGGAGGCGAACAAGGCGGTGTTCCTGATGGCCTCCACGTCGGAGGTCTACGGGGATCCGCTGGTGCATCCGCAGCGCGAGGACTACTGGGGCAACGTAAATCCCATTGGCCCCCGGTCCGTCTACGACGAGGCCAAGCGCTATTCGGAGGCCATCACCGCGGCCTACGGGCGCACCAAGGGCGTGCAGGTCCGCATCGTCCGCATCTTCAACACCTACGGTCCGCGCATGCGCCTCAATGACGGCCGCGTGGTGCCGGCCTTCGTGGGCCAGGCCCTCAAGGGCGAGGACTTCACCGTCTTCGGGGACGGCAGCCAGACGCGCTCGTTTTGTTACGTGAAGGACCTGGTGGACGGGCTGGTCCGGCTGATGCTGTCGGACGAGCCGAACCCGGTGAACATCGGCAACCCCCGGGAGATGACCATCCGTCAGTTCGCGGAGGCCGTGCGCGCGGCGGCGGGCGGGGGCGGGGCCATCATCGAGAAGCCGCTGCCCAAGGATGATCCGAAGCAGCGTCAGCCGGACATCACCCGGGCTCGGACGCTGCTGGGCTGGGAGCCGAAGGTGCCGCTGGAAGAGGGTCTTCGGGAGACCATTGCGTGGTTCCGAGAGGTTGCCGGCACGAGGCCCCCGGCATAG
- a CDS encoding NAD-dependent epimerase/dehydratase family protein: protein MKVLVTGGAGFIGSHVCDEFLRGGHDVIALDDLSGGKRENLDPRVRLAVHDIRSREASELIKSEKPDVLCHLAAQMDVRRSVDDPSFDADVNIRGMLNLLEAARVSGVKKVIFSSTGGAIYGEQDVFPAPESHPTRPISPYGVSKASGELYLGYYRAQYGLPYVALRYANVYGPRQNPHGEAGVVAIFSQRLIAGQGCTIFGEGKQTRDFVFGPDVARANRLAFENDYVGAINIGTGVETDINRLYALLAEAAGSSVSVAHAPGKPGEQMRSCVDNALAKKVLGWEPSVDVREGLRRTLEYFRQKAGAPARAHG, encoded by the coding sequence GTGAAGGTCCTGGTGACAGGTGGCGCGGGCTTCATTGGCTCGCATGTGTGCGATGAGTTCCTGCGCGGTGGTCACGACGTCATCGCGTTGGATGACCTGTCCGGCGGCAAGCGGGAGAACCTGGACCCGCGTGTGCGCCTGGCGGTCCACGACATCCGCAGCCGCGAGGCGTCGGAGCTCATCAAGTCCGAGAAGCCCGACGTGCTCTGCCACCTGGCGGCGCAGATGGACGTGCGCCGCAGCGTGGACGACCCGAGCTTCGACGCGGACGTGAACATCCGCGGCATGCTCAACCTGCTGGAGGCCGCCCGCGTCTCCGGGGTGAAGAAGGTCATCTTCAGCTCCACCGGCGGCGCCATCTACGGCGAGCAGGACGTGTTCCCCGCGCCGGAGAGTCACCCCACGCGGCCCATTTCTCCGTACGGGGTCTCCAAGGCGTCCGGTGAGCTGTACCTGGGCTACTACCGGGCGCAGTACGGCCTGCCCTACGTGGCCCTCCGCTACGCCAACGTCTACGGCCCGCGGCAGAACCCGCACGGTGAGGCGGGCGTGGTGGCCATCTTCAGCCAGCGGCTGATCGCCGGTCAGGGCTGCACCATCTTCGGCGAGGGCAAGCAGACCCGCGACTTCGTCTTTGGTCCGGACGTGGCCCGCGCCAACCGGCTCGCCTTCGAGAACGACTACGTGGGCGCCATCAACATCGGCACGGGCGTGGAGACGGACATCAACCGCCTCTACGCGCTGCTGGCCGAGGCGGCGGGCTCCAGCGTCTCCGTCGCCCATGCGCCCGGCAAGCCGGGGGAGCAGATGCGCTCCTGCGTGGACAACGCGCTGGCCAAGAAGGTGCTTGGCTGGGAGCCGAGCGTCGACGTGCGCGAGGGCCTGCGCCGCACCCTTGAGTACTTCCGTCAGAAGGCCGGCGCGCCCGCTCGCGCGCACGGCTGA
- the lepA gene encoding translation elongation factor 4 — protein MPAENAHIRNFCIIAHIDHGKSTLADRLLDKTGTLTKREAQAQFLDNMAIERERGITIKAQSVRMNYTAKDGKQYVLNLIDTPGHVDFAYEVSRSLAACEGALLVVDATQGVEAQTLSNVYMALDHNLEIIPVINKIDLPSADVDRTRSEIEDVIGIDASVAVPCSAKEGIGIQDILESVVQNVPPPSGSADAPLKALIFDSWYDNYRGVVTLVRVLEGTLKLKQKIKLFSNNKVFEVQELGVFSPFSRPVPQLIAGEVGVLVANVKELQDAKVGDTVTEESRPTAEPFPGFQEVKPMVFSGIFPVDSADYENLRDALAKLVLNDSAFTYEPESSTALGFGFRCGYLGLLHMEIVQERLEREYNLNLITTAPSVVYRITTSKGETLLVDNPAKLPPVQHIEKFEEPILTCHIHVPNDHLGAILKLCQERRGVQKDMKYLGSSGQRVQVTYEMPLAEVVFDFFDKLKSVSRGYASLDYELAGYIESDLARLDILINGDPVDALSVIVHRERAYLRGREVCQKLKEVIPKQMYEVAIQAAIGAKIISRETISAIRKNVLAKCYGGDISRKRKLLEKQKEGKKRMKQVGTVEIPQEAFLAVLKSEQ, from the coding sequence ATGCCGGCTGAAAACGCGCATATCCGCAACTTCTGCATCATCGCCCATATCGACCATGGAAAGTCGACGCTGGCGGATCGTCTCCTCGACAAGACGGGGACTCTGACCAAGCGCGAGGCGCAAGCCCAGTTCCTCGACAACATGGCCATCGAGCGCGAACGGGGCATCACCATCAAGGCCCAGTCCGTGCGGATGAACTACACCGCGAAGGACGGCAAGCAGTACGTCCTCAACCTCATCGACACGCCGGGACACGTCGACTTCGCCTACGAGGTCAGCCGCAGCCTGGCCGCGTGCGAAGGCGCGCTCCTGGTCGTGGATGCGACGCAGGGCGTGGAGGCCCAGACGCTGTCCAACGTCTACATGGCGTTGGACCACAACCTGGAGATCATCCCGGTCATCAACAAGATCGACCTGCCGAGCGCGGACGTGGATCGCACGCGTTCGGAGATTGAAGACGTCATCGGCATCGATGCGTCCGTCGCCGTGCCGTGCTCCGCCAAGGAGGGCATCGGCATCCAGGACATCCTGGAGTCCGTCGTGCAGAACGTGCCGCCGCCGAGCGGCTCCGCGGACGCGCCGCTCAAGGCGCTGATTTTCGACTCCTGGTACGACAACTACCGGGGCGTGGTGACGCTGGTGCGCGTGCTGGAAGGCACGCTCAAGCTGAAGCAGAAGATCAAGCTGTTCAGCAACAACAAGGTCTTCGAGGTCCAGGAGCTGGGCGTGTTCAGCCCGTTCTCCCGCCCGGTGCCGCAGCTCATCGCGGGCGAGGTGGGCGTGCTCGTGGCCAACGTGAAGGAGCTGCAGGACGCCAAGGTCGGTGACACCGTCACCGAGGAGTCGCGTCCCACGGCCGAGCCGTTCCCGGGCTTCCAGGAAGTGAAGCCCATGGTGTTCTCCGGCATCTTCCCGGTGGACTCCGCGGACTACGAGAACCTGCGCGACGCGCTGGCGAAGCTGGTGCTCAACGATTCGGCGTTCACCTATGAGCCGGAGTCGTCCACCGCGCTGGGCTTCGGCTTCCGCTGCGGCTACCTGGGCCTGCTGCACATGGAGATCGTTCAGGAGCGCCTGGAGCGCGAGTACAACCTGAACCTCATCACCACGGCGCCCAGCGTGGTGTACCGCATCACCACCAGCAAGGGTGAAACGCTGCTGGTGGACAACCCGGCCAAGCTGCCGCCGGTTCAGCACATCGAGAAGTTCGAGGAGCCCATCCTCACCTGCCACATCCACGTCCCCAACGACCACCTGGGCGCCATCCTCAAGCTGTGCCAGGAGCGCCGCGGTGTGCAGAAGGACATGAAGTACCTGGGCAGCAGCGGTCAGCGCGTGCAGGTCACCTACGAGATGCCGCTGGCGGAGGTCGTGTTCGACTTCTTCGACAAGCTCAAGAGCGTCTCGCGCGGCTACGCCAGCCTCGACTACGAGCTGGCCGGCTACATCGAGTCCGACCTGGCCCGGCTGGACATCCTCATCAACGGGGACCCGGTGGACGCCCTCAGCGTCATCGTGCACCGCGAGCGCGCCTACCTGCGCGGCCGCGAGGTGTGCCAGAAGCTGAAGGAGGTCATCCCGAAGCAGATGTACGAGGTCGCCATCCAGGCGGCGATTGGCGCGAAGATCATCTCGCGTGAGACCATCTCCGCCATCCGGAAGAACGTGCTCGCCAAGTGCTACGGTGGTGACATCAGCCGCAAGCGCAAGCTCCTGGAGAAGCAGAAGGAGGGCAAGAAGCGCATGAAGCAGGTCGGAACGGTGGAGATTCCGCAGGAAGCCTTCCTCGCGGTCCTCAAGTCGGAGCAGTAG
- the lepB gene encoding signal peptidase I, giving the protein MNAAMPSATPPAKLSEAMAARRTPEMLRARNVLVWRERLTSLWAPLIILALLYVPYTVIIEYSRASAAWAQPVMKGLGLLLVLYFVALLVWRNVSPKEKALRGVRHDANELLEENERILRKPGVSAKVAGPVLERIAEQALRVEQASAAGDAEALRTEVKGLEALTAQHLGAFRKQSAMDFLGGFGKALLVALVFRTFIVEPYRIPSGSMLPTLEIGDQVFVNKFIYGVRLPFLNYVPFVIVRPPERGDVIVFNNPVNESVDYIKRVVGVPGDVVEFINGVVHINGQPQQRELVSNEFTVHNITDDGRWYDQQETLYEENLSGVTHAALQTLSRMPRREGPYEVPPGHVFAVGDNRDNSADSRHGLGVTGYGKAEYVPYGHIKGKAMVVWLSLGYHGLLHGLFGGTGLRVDRFFEPVR; this is encoded by the coding sequence ATGAACGCGGCCATGCCTTCCGCCACCCCTCCCGCGAAGCTCTCCGAGGCGATGGCGGCCCGCCGCACGCCGGAGATGCTTCGCGCCCGCAACGTGCTGGTGTGGCGCGAGCGCCTCACCAGCCTCTGGGCTCCGTTGATCATCCTGGCGCTGCTGTACGTGCCGTACACGGTGATCATCGAGTACTCGCGCGCGTCCGCCGCGTGGGCCCAGCCGGTGATGAAGGGGCTGGGGCTGCTGCTGGTCCTCTACTTCGTGGCCCTGCTGGTGTGGCGCAACGTCTCCCCCAAGGAGAAGGCGCTGCGCGGCGTGCGCCACGATGCGAACGAGCTGCTGGAGGAGAACGAGCGCATCCTCCGCAAGCCCGGCGTGAGCGCGAAGGTGGCGGGGCCGGTGCTGGAGCGCATCGCCGAGCAGGCGCTGCGCGTGGAGCAGGCCTCCGCCGCGGGTGACGCGGAGGCGCTGCGCACCGAGGTCAAGGGGCTGGAGGCGCTCACCGCGCAGCACCTGGGCGCGTTCCGCAAGCAGTCCGCCATGGACTTCCTGGGTGGGTTCGGCAAGGCGCTGCTGGTGGCGCTGGTGTTCCGCACCTTCATCGTGGAGCCGTACCGAATCCCCTCCGGCTCCATGCTGCCCACGCTGGAGATTGGCGATCAGGTCTTCGTCAACAAGTTCATCTACGGCGTGCGGCTGCCGTTCCTCAACTACGTGCCCTTCGTCATCGTCCGGCCGCCGGAGCGTGGAGACGTCATCGTCTTCAACAACCCGGTGAACGAGTCGGTGGACTACATCAAGCGCGTGGTCGGCGTGCCGGGTGACGTGGTGGAGTTCATCAACGGCGTCGTCCACATCAACGGCCAGCCGCAGCAGCGCGAGCTCGTCTCCAACGAGTTCACCGTCCACAACATCACCGACGACGGGCGCTGGTACGACCAGCAGGAGACCCTCTACGAGGAGAACCTGTCCGGCGTGACGCACGCCGCGCTGCAGACGCTGTCGCGCATGCCGCGCCGGGAAGGCCCCTACGAGGTCCCTCCGGGCCACGTCTTCGCCGTGGGTGACAACCGGGACAACAGCGCGGACAGCCGCCACGGCCTGGGAGTCACCGGGTACGGCAAGGCGGAGTACGTCCCCTACGGCCACATCAAGGGCAAGGCCATGGTGGTGTGGCTGTCGCTGGGCTATCACGGGCTGCTGCACGGCCTGTTCGGTGGCACGGGCCTCCGCGTGGATCGGTTCTTCGAACCGGTCCGTTGA
- a CDS encoding aspartate carbamoyltransferase catalytic subunit, which yields MRHLLGIEGWRRDELESLLDRAKAHLPGGPDTTHLLRGKVVANLFFEDSTRTRTSFHMAAKGLGASVLNWTHTGSSVSKGETLLDTARNIEATGPVAIVMRHRSSGAPHLVAKHVKCAVINAGDGTHEHPSQALLDAFTLRQRWGSLDGRTVLIVGDVLHSRVARSNLHCLKALGAQVVMCGPPTLMPPGLEALGAEVTHNLDAVLPRADAVMCLRVQLERQEQAFLPSTREYARLFGLNAAREERMKAGAVVMHPGPVNRGVELAPAVADGARSVILEQVSNGVAVRRAILEVCTA from the coding sequence ATGAGACACCTGCTTGGAATCGAAGGCTGGCGCCGGGACGAGCTGGAGTCACTGCTCGACCGAGCGAAGGCACACCTCCCTGGCGGTCCCGACACCACCCACCTGCTTCGCGGCAAGGTGGTGGCGAATCTCTTCTTCGAGGACTCCACCCGGACGCGAACGTCGTTCCACATGGCGGCGAAGGGGCTGGGGGCCAGTGTGCTCAACTGGACTCACACCGGCTCCTCGGTGTCCAAGGGTGAGACGCTGCTCGACACCGCCCGCAACATCGAAGCGACGGGGCCGGTGGCCATCGTCATGCGTCACCGCTCCTCCGGAGCGCCGCACCTGGTGGCGAAGCACGTGAAGTGCGCCGTCATCAACGCGGGTGATGGCACCCACGAGCACCCCTCGCAGGCGCTGCTGGACGCCTTCACGCTGCGCCAGCGCTGGGGCTCACTGGACGGGCGCACGGTGCTCATCGTGGGCGACGTGCTGCACAGCCGCGTGGCTCGCTCCAACCTGCACTGCCTCAAGGCGCTGGGCGCCCAGGTGGTGATGTGCGGCCCGCCCACGCTGATGCCGCCGGGGCTGGAGGCGCTGGGCGCGGAGGTGACGCACAACCTGGACGCTGTGCTCCCTCGCGCGGACGCGGTGATGTGCCTGCGCGTCCAACTGGAGCGGCAGGAGCAGGCGTTCCTGCCGTCCACGCGTGAATATGCACGGCTGTTCGGCCTCAACGCGGCCCGCGAGGAGCGGATGAAGGCGGGCGCGGTGGTGATGCATCCAGGCCCCGTCAACCGGGGCGTGGAGCTGGCACCGGCGGTGGCGGATGGCGCCCGCAGCGTCATCCTGGAGCAGGTGTCCAACGGCGTCGCCGTGCGGCGGGCCATCCTGGAGGTGTGTACGGCATGA
- a CDS encoding dihydroorotase: MSSTVLFRRGRVIDPRNGVDGVRDVLVRDGKVVEVSESLLPVPSSAEVVDATGKWVLPGFIDLHVHLREPGEEGKETVLTGCRAAVAGGFTAVVAMPNTKVVNDNAMVTELVLNRARAAGLCHVYPAGAITKGLKGEELAEMGELVFAGCVAITDDGRPVMNASLMRRTLQYATQFDVPVMVHEEDLTLSAGGAMHEGTTSTRLGLRGIPASAEVAMVARDLVLLEETKGRLHVAHVSCEGSVRLIREAKRSGLRVTCEVAPHHFILDDRAVGDYDTHAKMAPPLRADTDVQALREALVDGTVDAIATDHAPHGVLDKQVEFEKGINGIVGLETALGLTLELVHAGVLTANRAVELLTHGPAKAFGLPGGHLAPGAPADVTVVDPDAEWTVDAHQFHSRSRNTPFHGRKQKGRVIQTWVAGHKVFDKGQVGQSKESR, encoded by the coding sequence ATGAGCTCCACGGTGCTCTTCAGACGGGGGCGTGTCATCGACCCTCGCAACGGCGTGGACGGCGTCCGCGATGTGCTGGTCCGTGACGGCAAGGTGGTGGAGGTGTCGGAGTCCCTGCTGCCAGTGCCCTCCAGCGCCGAGGTGGTGGATGCCACCGGCAAGTGGGTGCTGCCGGGCTTCATCGACCTGCACGTCCACCTGCGCGAGCCAGGCGAGGAGGGCAAGGAGACGGTCCTCACCGGCTGCCGCGCCGCCGTGGCGGGTGGCTTCACCGCCGTGGTGGCCATGCCCAACACCAAGGTGGTCAACGACAACGCCATGGTGACGGAGCTGGTGCTGAACCGCGCCCGCGCCGCGGGCCTGTGCCATGTCTATCCCGCCGGGGCCATCACCAAGGGCCTCAAGGGCGAGGAGCTGGCGGAGATGGGCGAGCTGGTGTTCGCCGGCTGCGTGGCCATCACCGACGACGGCCGCCCGGTGATGAACGCGTCGCTGATGCGGCGCACGCTCCAATACGCCACCCAGTTCGACGTGCCCGTCATGGTCCACGAGGAGGACCTGACGCTGTCCGCGGGCGGGGCCATGCATGAAGGCACCACGTCCACGCGGCTGGGCCTGCGCGGCATCCCCGCTTCCGCGGAGGTGGCCATGGTGGCGCGAGACCTGGTGCTGCTGGAGGAGACGAAGGGCCGGCTGCACGTGGCGCACGTGTCCTGCGAGGGCAGCGTGCGGCTCATCCGCGAGGCCAAGCGCAGCGGGCTGCGCGTCACCTGCGAGGTGGCGCCACACCACTTCATCCTGGATGACCGCGCGGTGGGGGACTATGACACCCACGCGAAGATGGCCCCGCCGCTGCGCGCGGACACCGACGTGCAGGCCCTGCGCGAGGCGCTGGTGGACGGGACGGTGGACGCCATCGCCACGGACCATGCGCCGCACGGGGTGTTGGACAAGCAGGTGGAGTTCGAGAAGGGCATCAACGGCATCGTGGGGCTGGAGACGGCCCTGGGGCTGACGCTGGAGCTGGTGCATGCGGGCGTGCTCACCGCGAACCGCGCGGTGGAGCTGCTGACGCACGGGCCCGCGAAGGCGTTCGGCCTGCCGGGCGGTCACCTGGCGCCTGGTGCGCCAGCGGACGTCACGGTGGTGGACCCGGACGCGGAGTGGACGGTGGACGCCCACCAGTTCCATTCCCGCAGCCGGAATACACCGTTCCACGGTCGGAAGCAGAAGGGGCGCGTTATCCAGACGTGGGTCGCGGGCCACAAGGTATTCGACAAGGGCCAGGTCGGCCAGAGCAAGGAGTCGCGGTGA
- the carA gene encoding glutamine-hydrolyzing carbamoyl-phosphate synthase small subunit, with the protein MTKRAVLALADGTTFEGRAFGAVGETVGEVVFNTTMYGYQEVLTDPSYVGQIVTMSYPEIGNVGANPEDEEGARVHAVGMVVRALSAQPSNWRAKESLDAYLKRNGVAGIEGIDTRRLVRHLRTHGAQMGVISSEGLSPEALVERARSARGMEGLDLATGVSTKEAYTFTQPSPDVFTGLGEVRVPAEPRFDVVAYDYGLKKSMLHFLVDVGCRVTVVPATTTAEEVLARKPNGVFLANGPGDPAAVKGADRTVAALLGKVPVFGICLGHQIMALALGGRTYKMKFGHRGGNQPVKDLTTGKVEITAQNHGFAVDDASLKGLAVVTHINLNDGTVEGLAVPDARAFSVQYHPEASPGPHDARYLFDRFAKLMAG; encoded by the coding sequence ATGACGAAGCGGGCAGTGCTCGCCCTGGCGGATGGCACCACGTTCGAAGGCCGTGCGTTTGGCGCGGTGGGCGAAACGGTGGGTGAAGTGGTGTTCAACACGACCATGTACGGTTATCAGGAGGTCCTCACGGACCCCTCGTACGTGGGCCAGATTGTCACCATGTCGTACCCGGAGATTGGCAACGTCGGCGCCAACCCGGAGGACGAGGAGGGCGCCCGGGTGCACGCGGTGGGCATGGTGGTGCGCGCCCTCAGCGCGCAGCCGTCCAACTGGCGCGCGAAGGAGTCGCTGGACGCGTACCTGAAGCGCAACGGCGTCGCCGGCATCGAGGGCATCGACACCCGCCGCCTGGTGCGCCACCTGCGCACGCACGGCGCGCAGATGGGCGTCATCTCCAGCGAGGGCCTGTCCCCCGAGGCCCTGGTGGAGCGTGCCCGCTCCGCGCGCGGCATGGAGGGCCTGGACCTGGCCACGGGCGTGTCCACGAAGGAGGCCTACACCTTCACCCAGCCCTCGCCGGACGTCTTCACCGGCCTGGGAGAGGTGCGGGTGCCGGCCGAGCCCCGCTTCGACGTGGTGGCCTACGACTACGGCCTGAAGAAGTCGATGCTGCACTTCCTGGTGGACGTGGGCTGCCGCGTGACGGTGGTGCCGGCCACCACCACGGCGGAAGAGGTGCTGGCGCGCAAGCCGAACGGCGTCTTCCTGGCCAACGGCCCTGGAGATCCGGCGGCGGTGAAGGGCGCGGACCGCACCGTGGCGGCGCTGCTGGGCAAGGTGCCGGTGTTCGGCATCTGCCTGGGGCATCAAATCATGGCGCTGGCCCTGGGCGGCCGGACGTACAAGATGAAGTTTGGCCACCGGGGCGGAAACCAGCCGGTGAAGGACCTCACGACGGGCAAGGTGGAAATCACCGCGCAGAACCACGGCTTCGCCGTGGATGACGCCAGCCTCAAGGGCCTGGCCGTCGTGACGCACATCAACCTCAACGACGGCACGGTGGAGGGCCTGGCCGTCCCGGACGCGCGGGCCTTCAGCGTGCAGTACCATCCCGAGGCCTCGCCGGGCCCCCATGACGCGCGCTATCTCTTCGACAGGTTCGCGAAGCTGATGGCGGGGTAG
- the pyk gene encoding pyruvate kinase, producing MRKAKIICTLGPASDSPEVIEGLIRAGMNMARLNFSHGTHEEHRRRVETIRKVAKRLGTPVAILQDIQGPKIRLGRFEGGQLLVKPGQSVTVTTRNVLGQDGVIPTPIKTLVKDVAKGHEILLDDGRVRLRVLRVQGQDVQCRVEVGGVLKNHKGLNLPGSPMSVPTITRKDAVDLAFGQEVGVDYVALSFVRTPEDIKKARAHVAKLKTPLIAKIEKPQAVERVEEIAAVADGIMVARGDLGVEMPLERLPAIQKHMVSAVNRMGGLVIVATEMLESMVANARPTRAEVSDVANAILDGADAVMLSGETAAGKYPIEAASTMACIVEETERGVVKHQHHSPFERSEDLGTGVAAAAVAAATQLGIGTIVAYTESGHTARLISEFRPHARIIALTPSEMAVNRMALYWGVTGMQVARVSTTDAMLTQVRQLCRKEKLCAPGTPVVVVAGVPLNVPGNTNLMSIHRI from the coding sequence ATGCGCAAGGCGAAAATCATCTGCACCCTGGGCCCCGCTTCGGACTCGCCCGAGGTCATCGAAGGGCTCATCCGCGCGGGCATGAACATGGCGCGGCTGAACTTCTCGCACGGCACGCACGAGGAGCACCGCCGCCGGGTGGAAACCATCCGCAAGGTCGCGAAGCGACTGGGCACGCCGGTGGCCATCCTCCAGGACATCCAGGGACCGAAGATCCGCCTGGGCCGCTTCGAGGGGGGACAACTGCTGGTGAAGCCGGGCCAGTCCGTCACGGTGACGACGCGCAACGTCCTGGGCCAGGACGGCGTCATCCCCACCCCCATCAAGACGCTGGTGAAGGACGTGGCCAAGGGCCACGAAATCCTCCTGGATGACGGGCGCGTGCGGCTGCGGGTGCTGCGCGTCCAAGGGCAGGACGTGCAGTGCCGCGTGGAGGTGGGCGGCGTGCTGAAGAATCACAAGGGCCTCAACCTGCCCGGCTCGCCCATGTCGGTGCCCACGATTACCCGCAAGGACGCGGTGGACCTGGCCTTCGGCCAGGAGGTGGGCGTGGACTACGTGGCGCTGTCCTTCGTCCGCACGCCCGAGGACATCAAGAAGGCGCGCGCGCACGTGGCGAAGCTGAAGACGCCGCTCATCGCGAAGATTGAAAAGCCCCAGGCGGTGGAGCGCGTGGAAGAGATTGCCGCCGTGGCGGACGGCATCATGGTGGCGCGTGGCGACCTGGGCGTGGAGATGCCCCTGGAGCGCCTGCCGGCCATCCAGAAGCACATGGTGAGCGCGGTGAACCGCATGGGCGGGCTCGTCATCGTCGCCACGGAGATGCTGGAGAGCATGGTGGCCAACGCGCGCCCCACCCGCGCCGAGGTGTCCGACGTGGCCAACGCCATCCTCGACGGCGCGGACGCCGTCATGCTGTCGGGCGAGACGGCCGCGGGCAAGTACCCCATCGAAGCGGCGTCCACCATGGCGTGCATCGTGGAGGAGACGGAGCGCGGTGTGGTGAAGCACCAGCACCACTCCCCCTTCGAGCGCTCCGAGGACCTGGGCACCGGCGTGGCCGCGGCGGCCGTGGCGGCGGCGACGCAGCTGGGCATTGGCACGATCGTCGCCTACACGGAGAGCGGCCACACCGCGCGCCTCATCTCCGAGTTCCGGCCCCACGCGCGCATCATCGCCCTCACACCGAGCGAGATGGCGGTGAATCGCATGGCGCTCTACTGGGGCGTGACGGGCATGCAGGTGGCGCGCGTCTCCACCACGGACGCCATGCTCACCCAGGTGCGTCAGCTGTGCCGGAAGGAGAAGCTCTGCGCGCCCGGCACGCCCGTCGTGGTGGTGGCCGGTGTCCCGCTCAACGTCCCGGGCAACACCAACCTGATGAGCATCCACCGCATCTGA
- a CDS encoding bifunctional nuclease family protein codes for MFPAFTPPVALAALGKAQGQPCITEGEDDPKACSELVELEVQDVVPLEEAQAHAVVLATKDKGIVLPVFVDEASAISIAFRLAERQPPQPLAQDLLDDVVTELGAKVTEVRIDDLRDNVYSGRVFLEQGKKKMTLDARPSDSIAMALTSHARIRVTRKVLTLAGITREEIEGLQQEGPGVGGSGPLDAPGFPAPGAPSEPPIDMDMEGLPPGHSMPKAPLGTGKEIEL; via the coding sequence ATGTTTCCCGCCTTCACTCCACCCGTAGCGCTGGCGGCCCTGGGTAAGGCTCAGGGTCAGCCCTGCATCACCGAAGGTGAAGACGACCCCAAGGCCTGCTCCGAGCTCGTCGAGCTCGAGGTGCAGGATGTCGTCCCGCTGGAGGAGGCCCAGGCCCACGCCGTGGTCCTGGCCACCAAGGACAAGGGCATCGTCCTCCCGGTGTTCGTGGACGAGGCCTCGGCCATCTCCATCGCCTTCCGGCTGGCGGAGCGCCAGCCACCCCAGCCGCTCGCACAGGACCTCCTGGACGACGTGGTGACGGAGCTGGGCGCCAAGGTGACGGAGGTCCGCATCGACGACCTGCGTGACAACGTCTACTCGGGCCGTGTCTTCCTGGAGCAGGGCAAGAAGAAGATGACGCTGGATGCCCGGCCGTCGGACTCCATCGCCATGGCGCTCACCAGCCATGCCCGCATCCGCGTCACCCGCAAGGTGCTGACGCTGGCCGGCATCACCCGTGAGGAGATCGAGGGCCTCCAGCAGGAAGGCCCCGGCGTGGGCGGCAGCGGGCCGCTGGACGCGCCCGGCTTCCCTGCCCCGGGCGCCCCGAGCGAGCCGCCCATCGACATGGACATGGAAGGCCTGCCGCCGGGCCACTCGATGCCCAAGGCACCGCTGGGCACGGGCAAGGAAATCGAGCTCTAG